A genome region from Eurosta solidaginis isolate ZX-2024a chromosome 2, ASM4086904v1, whole genome shotgun sequence includes the following:
- the LOC137242146 gene encoding larval cuticle protein A2B, giving the protein MKAVYVPVLLVVSLFASISAGIIGHGGPVPLELEDHSPPQYEFHYSVHDSHTGDVKDQFEHRHGDYVTGRYSLIEPDGQRRVVEYNSDPLLGFTAQVHREVPVIRQLPIGVHHHH; this is encoded by the exons ATGAAAGCCGTT TACGTGCCCGTCTTGCTCGTTGTCAGCTTATTTGCTTCCATCAGCGCTGGTATAATCGGTCATGGAGGTCCAGTGCCGCTTGAATTAGAAGATCACAGTCCACCACAATATGAATTTCATTATTCTGTGCACGATAGCCATACTGGTGATGTGAAGGATCAATTTGAACATCGTCATGGTGATTATGTGACCGGTCGTTATTCATTAATCGAACCCGATGGTCAACGTCGTGTTGTGGAATATAATTCGGATCCATTATTGGGTTTCACCGCTCAAGTGCATCGAGAAGTGCCAGTTATTCGTCAATTACCAATTGGAGTTCATCATCATCATTGA